From a single Arachis hypogaea cultivar Tifrunner chromosome 3, arahy.Tifrunner.gnm2.J5K5, whole genome shotgun sequence genomic region:
- the LOC112790182 gene encoding probable 3-hydroxyisobutyrate dehydrogenase-like 1, mitochondrial, translating to MPLPLSQRLISIPQVIARRYMASSAAAEPISPSNTRVGWIGTGVMGLSMCSHLIRAGYTLTVFNRTPSKAQPLLKMGAHQADNPLSLASNSDVVFSIVGYPSDVRAVLLDPHSGALAGLRPGGILVDMTTSEPSLAVEIAAAASSKSCHSIDAPVSGGDRGAKNGTLAIFTGGEESVVKRLQPLFSLMGKVNYMGGSGKGQFAKLANQITIASTMVGLVEGMVYAHKAGLDVGLYLDAISTGAAGSKSLDLYGQRILKRDLGPGFYVNHFVKDLGICLKECQNMGISLPGLALAQQLYVSLRAHGEGNLGTQALILVLERLNNVSLAPAIASS from the coding sequence ATGCCACTGCCACTCTCCCAACGCTTAATCTCAATTCCACAAGTTATCGCCCGCCGCTACATGGCCTCCTCCGCCGCTGCCGAGCCCATAAGCCCATCCAACACCCGCGTGGGCTGGATAGGTACGGGCGTCATGGGCCTCTCCATGTGCTCCCACCTCATACGAGCCGGCTACACGCTCACGGTCTTCAACCGCACCCCTTCCAAGGCCCAACCCCTCCTCAAAATGGGGGCCCACCAGGCCGATAATCCCCTCTCCCTCGCCTCCAACTCCGACGTCGTCTTCTCCATCGTCGGCTACCCCTCCGACGTTCGCGCCGTCCTTCTCGATCCCCACTCCGGCGCCCTCGCCGGCCTCCGGCCTGGCGGCATCCTTGTTGACATGACTACCTCGGAGCCCTCCCTCGCCGTCGAGATCGCGGCCGCGGCGTCCTCCAAATCCTGCCATTCCATCGACGCTCCCGTATCTGGCGGCGACCGCGGCGCCAAGAACGGAACCCTGGCAATCTTCACTGGAGGAGAGGAATCGGTGGTTAAGCGGCTCCAACCTCTGTTCTCGCTGATGGGGAAGGTGAACTACATGGGAGGAAGCGGAAAGGGGCAATTCGCGAAGCTGGCGAACCAGATTACGATAGCGTCGACGATGGTGGGGTTGGTGGAGGGGATGGTGTACGCGCACAAGGCGGGGCTGGACGTAGGGTTGTACCTGGATGCGATTTCTACCGGTGCGGCGGGTTCGAAGTCACTGGATTTGTACGGACAGAGGATATTGAAGAGGGATTTGGGGCCAGGGTTTTATGTGAACCACTTTGTGAAGGATTTAGGGATTTGCTTGAAGGAGTGCCAGAATATGGGTATCTCCCTGCCTGGTTTGGCTCTTGCTCAGCAGCTATATGTTTCTCTCAGGGCTCACGGTGAAGGCAATTTGGGCACCCAAGCTCTTATTTTGGTTCTCGAGAGGCTCAACAATGTTTCACTTGCACCTGCAATTGCTTCCTCTTAG